A window of Brachybacterium fresconis contains these coding sequences:
- a CDS encoding ATP-dependent DNA ligase, with amino-acid sequence MATGEHKVEVDGHTLKLSNLEKVFYPSTGTTKGEVIDYYRRIAPVMIPQATRRPATRKRWVDGVSTETKPGTVFFRKDLEDHAPDWVPRADIEHSDGTSTYPLVDETAVLVWLAQLAALEMHTPQWRFDDGGGETNPDRLVLDLDPGDGAGLADCARVAQWCREILTDMDLESYPVTSGSKGIHLYAPLDGTSTADEVDEVAHELARALEQDHPDQVVSDMKKSLRAGKVLVDWSQNNGHKTTVSPYSLRGRLRPTVAAPRTWEEIEDPDLAHLEYEQVLERIEDGQDPIAPLGADPSSSSGRSGSSGASDSSGSTSRSGSGDQEQGVSADRARDRLEVYRSKRDPEKTPEPVPEPDGPAAQDAREALDARAPMFVIQEHHASSLHWDVRLEHDGVLVSWAVPKGPPLEVDVNRLAVQTEDHPLDYGTFEGTIPRDEYGGGDVTIWDTGTIEIEKWREGEEVIAVCHGREDGGLGGEPRRYAFLHTGGMGGKQKSAAAKEKAASNWLLHLMKDQPDKKDQPDMKDQPDREAGEEESEHSSAAGKAAPTASAPREMGEPITPMLATLGSRDDIRDQHEWAFEMKWDGVRVIATVTSDAVRLTSRGGKDMTATFPELAELAEAVDPDVLAAGETVLDGEIVALDGKDRPSFSRLQQRLGLTRERDVERARKDVAAHVMVFDLLVRGGDSLLRTPYRQRREALFETVSASEHVQLPHADHGDVDHAVELSQRLQLEGVMAKKEQSTYRPGKRARTWIKLKNARHQEVVVIGWRRGKGERSGTLGSLLLAVPDGDGTLRYAGRVGTGFSEQDLEDIARTLRSRSRRTPPVDDVPRADSRDAEWVRADLVGEVQHTERTDDGRLRHPVWRGWRRDKTADEVRWED; translated from the coding sequence ATGGCTACCGGTGAGCACAAGGTCGAGGTCGACGGTCACACGCTGAAGCTCTCGAACCTCGAGAAGGTCTTCTACCCGTCCACGGGGACGACCAAGGGCGAGGTGATCGACTACTACCGCCGGATCGCTCCGGTGATGATCCCGCAGGCCACCCGGCGCCCCGCGACGCGGAAGCGCTGGGTGGACGGTGTGAGCACGGAGACGAAGCCCGGCACGGTCTTCTTCCGCAAGGACCTCGAGGACCACGCCCCGGACTGGGTCCCCCGCGCGGACATCGAGCACAGCGACGGCACCTCGACCTACCCCTTGGTCGACGAGACGGCGGTGCTGGTCTGGCTCGCCCAGCTGGCCGCCCTGGAGATGCACACCCCGCAGTGGCGGTTCGACGACGGCGGCGGGGAGACGAATCCCGACCGGCTGGTCCTCGACCTCGACCCGGGTGACGGCGCCGGCCTGGCGGACTGCGCCCGGGTCGCGCAGTGGTGCCGGGAGATCCTCACGGACATGGACTTGGAGTCCTACCCGGTGACGTCCGGTTCGAAGGGGATCCACCTGTACGCCCCGCTGGACGGGACCAGCACCGCTGACGAGGTCGACGAGGTCGCGCACGAGCTGGCGCGAGCACTCGAGCAGGATCATCCCGATCAGGTGGTCAGCGACATGAAGAAGTCGCTGCGCGCCGGCAAGGTTCTGGTGGACTGGTCCCAGAACAACGGCCACAAGACCACCGTGTCCCCCTACTCCCTGCGCGGCCGCCTGCGCCCGACCGTCGCCGCTCCGCGCACCTGGGAGGAGATCGAGGACCCGGACCTCGCCCACCTCGAGTACGAGCAGGTGCTCGAGCGGATCGAGGACGGGCAGGATCCGATCGCCCCGCTCGGCGCGGACCCGAGCAGCTCCTCGGGGCGCTCCGGCAGCTCCGGGGCCTCCGACAGCTCCGGCTCCACCAGCAGGTCGGGCTCCGGCGACCAGGAGCAGGGCGTGTCGGCCGACCGGGCCCGCGACCGGCTCGAGGTCTACCGCTCCAAGCGCGATCCCGAGAAGACCCCCGAGCCGGTGCCGGAGCCCGACGGGCCGGCGGCCCAGGACGCCCGTGAGGCCCTGGATGCCCGGGCGCCGATGTTCGTCATCCAGGAGCATCACGCCTCCTCCCTGCACTGGGATGTCCGTCTCGAGCACGACGGGGTGCTGGTCTCCTGGGCCGTGCCCAAGGGGCCCCCGCTCGAGGTGGACGTGAACCGTCTCGCCGTGCAGACCGAGGATCACCCCCTCGACTACGGCACCTTCGAGGGCACCATCCCTCGCGATGAGTACGGCGGCGGCGACGTGACGATCTGGGACACCGGCACGATCGAGATCGAGAAGTGGCGCGAGGGCGAGGAGGTGATCGCCGTCTGCCACGGTCGCGAGGACGGAGGGCTGGGCGGGGAGCCGCGCCGCTACGCGTTCCTCCACACGGGCGGCATGGGTGGGAAGCAGAAGTCCGCCGCCGCGAAGGAGAAGGCCGCCTCGAACTGGCTGCTGCACCTCATGAAGGACCAGCCCGACAAGAAGGACCAGCCCGACATGAAGGACCAGCCCGACCGGGAGGCGGGGGAGGAGGAGAGCGAGCATTCGTCCGCGGCCGGGAAGGCGGCGCCCACCGCCTCCGCGCCCCGCGAGATGGGAGAGCCGATCACCCCCATGCTCGCCACCCTCGGCAGCCGGGACGACATCCGCGACCAGCACGAATGGGCCTTCGAGATGAAGTGGGACGGCGTGCGCGTGATCGCCACCGTCACGTCCGACGCCGTCCGCCTGACCAGCCGCGGCGGCAAGGACATGACCGCCACCTTCCCCGAGCTCGCCGAGCTGGCCGAGGCGGTCGACCCGGACGTCCTGGCCGCCGGGGAGACCGTGCTGGACGGGGAGATCGTGGCGCTGGACGGCAAGGACCGGCCCTCCTTCTCGCGTCTTCAGCAGCGCCTCGGCCTCACCCGTGAGCGGGACGTCGAGCGGGCCCGGAAGGACGTCGCGGCCCACGTGATGGTCTTCGACCTGCTGGTCCGCGGCGGCGACTCCCTGCTGCGCACCCCGTACCGACAGCGGCGCGAGGCGCTGTTCGAGACGGTGAGCGCGAGCGAGCACGTCCAGCTGCCGCACGCCGACCACGGGGACGTCGACCACGCGGTCGAGCTCTCCCAGCGGCTGCAGCTCGAAGGGGTGATGGCGAAGAAGGAGCAGAGCACCTACCGGCCCGGGAAGCGCGCCCGCACCTGGATCAAGCTCAAGAACGCCCGCCACCAGGAGGTCGTCGTCATCGGATGGCGTCGCGGCAAGGGCGAGCGCTCCGGCACCCTCGGCTCGCTGCTGCTGGCCGTGCCGGACGGGGACGGGACGCTGCGCTACGCGGGCCGCGTCGGCACCGGATTCAGCGAGCAGGACCTCGAGGACATCGCCCGCACGCTGCGCTCTCGATCCCGCAGGACCCCGCCGGTGGACGACGTCCCCCGGGCGGATTCCCGCGACGCCGAATGGGTCCGCGCCGATCTCGTCGGCGAGGTCCAGCACACCGAACGGACCGACGACGGCCGCTTGCGTCACCCGGTCTGGCGCGGCTGGCGTCGGGACAAGACCGCCGACGAGGTGCGCTGGGAGGACTGA
- a CDS encoding Ku protein codes for MRAIWSGEITFGLVNVPVKLYGATRSHDLSFHQVHDDDHGRIRYERRCEVCGREIDYEHIEKAYDDGDKTVVLTDEELEALPVEDDDEIDVVQFVPDEQIDPVLLGTSYFLEPVGRSAKAYVLLRRTLEDTERTAIVTFTLRTKTRLGILRVHGDLLALQTLRWPKDLREVDFAPARSKISAKERDMSAALVEQFSGDFEPEQFTDEYQAQLRELVDAKLEEGEGVDTDETFGQERSQASEQDGKVISLMDALERSVTTRRGAAESSAKTSGSRQESGSGTTSGSGTRKKSGSGQKSGSGQKSGSGQKSGSSKKSGTSSTSGSSKKSSTSSKKSGKKSA; via the coding sequence ATGCGCGCGATATGGAGCGGTGAGATCACCTTCGGGCTCGTGAACGTGCCGGTGAAGCTGTACGGCGCCACGCGCTCGCACGATCTGTCCTTCCACCAGGTCCACGACGATGACCACGGGCGGATCCGGTACGAGCGCCGCTGCGAGGTGTGCGGCCGCGAGATCGACTACGAGCACATCGAGAAGGCCTACGACGACGGCGACAAGACAGTGGTCCTGACCGACGAGGAGCTCGAGGCTCTGCCGGTCGAGGACGACGACGAGATCGACGTCGTCCAGTTCGTCCCCGATGAGCAGATCGACCCCGTCCTGCTGGGCACCTCCTACTTCCTCGAGCCCGTCGGCCGGTCCGCGAAGGCGTACGTGCTGCTGCGGCGGACGCTCGAGGACACCGAGCGCACCGCGATCGTGACGTTCACGCTGCGCACGAAGACCCGCCTGGGCATCCTGCGGGTCCACGGCGACCTGCTGGCCCTGCAGACCCTGCGCTGGCCGAAGGACCTGCGGGAGGTCGACTTCGCCCCGGCGAGGTCGAAGATCTCGGCGAAGGAGCGGGACATGTCGGCCGCGCTGGTCGAGCAGTTCAGCGGCGACTTCGAGCCGGAGCAGTTCACCGACGAGTACCAGGCGCAGCTGCGGGAGCTGGTCGATGCGAAGCTCGAGGAGGGAGAGGGGGTCGATACCGACGAGACCTTCGGTCAGGAGCGCTCGCAGGCCTCCGAGCAGGACGGCAAGGTCATCAGCCTGATGGATGCTCTGGAGCGCAGCGTCACCACGCGGCGCGGTGCCGCGGAGTCCTCCGCGAAGACCTCGGGCTCCCGCCAGGAATCAGGGTCCGGCACGACGTCCGGGTCCGGCACGAGAAAGAAATCAGGGTCCGGCCAGAAGTCCGGGTCCGGCCAGAAGTCCGGGTCCGGCCAGAAGTCCGGGTCCAGCAAGAAGTCCGGCACGAGCTCGACGTCCGGCTCATCGAAGAAGTCCTCGACCTCCTCGAAGAAGTCGGGCAAGAAATCGGCCTGA
- a CDS encoding cold-shock protein: MATGIVSWFNSDKGYGFIAPEDGSADVFAHFSAIQGTGRRDLEENQRVEFETEQGPKGMQAVNIRGI; this comes from the coding sequence ATGGCTACTGGCATCGTCAGCTGGTTCAACTCCGACAAGGGCTACGGCTTCATCGCCCCCGAAGACGGCTCCGCCGATGTGTTCGCGCACTTCAGCGCGATCCAGGGCACCGGTCGTCGCGACCTCGAGGAGAACCAGCGCGTGGAGTTCGAGACCGAGCAGGGCCCCAAGGGCATGCAGGCTGTGAACATCCGCGGCATCTGA